Proteins found in one Oncorhynchus gorbuscha isolate QuinsamMale2020 ecotype Even-year linkage group LG15, OgorEven_v1.0, whole genome shotgun sequence genomic segment:
- the LOC123996903 gene encoding phosphatidylinositol-3-phosphatase SAC1-B-like, which translates to MIRYYKNNFSDGFRQDSIDLFLGNYSIDEADMTTPLHETKDWKFLTLPIIMVVAFSMCIICLLMAGDTWTETLAYVLFWGTASFVTAGVILFNGREFVDAPKLVQKEKMD; encoded by the exons ATGATCAGATACTACAAGAACAACTTCTCAGACGGCttcagacag GACTCTATTGATCTGTTCCTGGGTAACTATTCCATTGATGAGGCAGACATGACCACACCCCTTCATGAGACCAAAGACTGGAAGTTCCTCACG TTGCCCATTATCATGGTTGTGGCATTCTCCATGTGTATCATCTGCCTCCTCATGGCTG GTGACACGTGGACGGAGACCCTGGCGTATGTGCTGTTCTGGGGCACAGCTAGCTTCGTGACGGCCGGCGTCATCCTCTTCAACGGTCGGGAGTTTGTAGACGCGCCCAAGCTGGTCCAGAAGGAGAAGATGGACTGA